The Candidatus Flexicrinis affinis genome has a segment encoding these proteins:
- a CDS encoding citryl-CoA lyase, protein MPAPKPATSSAKDPAQAWSTAITDIQPNAIRLRGKRIDMLMGEVTFSQAIFLALTGHLPNAHIAPLLDAMFVSSIDHGTTPPSTLAARTAASTGAPMNAAIAAGLLSINAFHGGAVEDAMRMIADVQARVSGGATLDDAAQALVEEYRAAKKVLSGMGHRVHTADPRTRQLLALAHESGVAAAGVDTIRALERAFTRVTGKTLPINVDGALAAILTDLHIPPELGNAFFMIARVPGLVAHVAEEKTREKPMRVIYPNQAVYDGPESE, encoded by the coding sequence GCGCCCAAGCCCGCGACATCGTCCGCAAAAGACCCTGCACAGGCGTGGTCAACGGCGATCACTGATATTCAGCCCAACGCCATCCGACTGCGCGGCAAGCGTATCGATATGCTCATGGGCGAGGTCACGTTCAGCCAAGCGATTTTCCTCGCGCTGACCGGCCATCTGCCTAACGCGCATATCGCCCCGCTGCTGGACGCCATGTTCGTCTCCTCGATCGACCACGGCACGACACCGCCGTCGACGTTGGCCGCGCGCACCGCCGCCAGCACCGGCGCACCGATGAACGCCGCCATCGCAGCGGGACTGCTCAGCATCAACGCGTTCCACGGCGGCGCGGTGGAAGACGCCATGCGCATGATCGCCGACGTGCAGGCGCGCGTGTCGGGAGGAGCGACGCTCGACGACGCGGCGCAGGCATTGGTCGAGGAATACCGCGCCGCCAAGAAGGTGCTGTCTGGCATGGGGCACCGCGTCCACACCGCCGACCCGCGCACGCGTCAGCTTCTCGCGCTGGCGCATGAGAGCGGGGTCGCGGCCGCGGGTGTCGATACGATCCGAGCGTTGGAGCGCGCGTTCACGCGCGTCACCGGCAAGACCCTACCGATCAACGTGGACGGCGCGCTAGCCGCGATTCTCACCGACCTGCACATCCCGCCGGAACTTGGCAACGCGTTCTTTATGATCGCGCGCGTGCCCGGCCTCGTCGCTCATGTCGCTGAAGAGAAGACGCGCGAAAAACCCATGCGCGTGATCTACCCCAATCAGGCCGTTTACGACGGGCCGGAATCGGAATAA
- a CDS encoding alpha/beta hydrolase encodes MMKFVLAVAFVLLVLGSLMTVVVSAQNAGASQVLSVDFESEILGRIAQYNIYLPAGYDYTDQRYPVVYLLHGRGDTMAAWLNVRSTLDTLIADGDMPPVIAVMPDMPSSDRGGYYVDSAYTGMLYRAEPVETAFFADLIPHIDSRYRTIADRTSRIVGGYSMGGYGAIRYVLAHPEHFMGAIILSPAVYTPLPPADSSTREFGAFGTDTALFDADIYTALNYPALLEQFTGEFRLNLFIAVGDDEWRHPNPDDIEHDLDFEAHRFFNRVSRVGGIASEFRVYNGGHDWDVWEPGFAEGIRYLSNFLNTTPPDSATRSSPQGWLTGTSSDDVAGGIATDGHGNTILALGVQGGLDGQPYAGGMDIAVVKYGPDRAVQWVRQVGTSGNDRPYGLVVTQQQEIVVAGYTQGDLAGTGSAGGDDIVVLKLSANGDVLWTTQIGTPEADRGYAIALLHSDEVVVTGYTKGAFATENAGDKDVIVARVRSDGSIDWTHQFGGEGEDKGQAVAVGPDGTVYVGGMSSSALTSDFAGGIDGFVAAMSASGELTALTQFGTAEWDEVTGVVATEAHVAVTGFSAGDFVGTLDGDKDITFAAFDSSLQRVAADQLGSTLNDKGAAITTLPDGSFVVAAYSDGSVAGAVGDFDIVIVRYSPTFERQSVIQLGTTERDGTDEWAEKNLFISRDGESVLVSGLTLGSLDASANQGGSDVFVVVIE; translated from the coding sequence ATGATGAAATTTGTACTTGCTGTTGCTTTTGTACTGCTCGTCCTCGGCAGCCTGATGACGGTCGTTGTGTCGGCTCAGAACGCGGGCGCGAGTCAGGTTCTCAGCGTGGACTTCGAGTCGGAGATTCTCGGACGCATCGCCCAGTACAACATCTACCTGCCCGCGGGATATGACTACACCGATCAGCGCTACCCCGTCGTTTATTTGCTGCATGGGCGCGGGGATACGATGGCCGCGTGGTTGAACGTACGCTCGACGCTCGACACATTAATCGCCGACGGCGACATGCCGCCGGTCATCGCAGTCATGCCCGACATGCCGTCATCGGATCGCGGCGGCTACTATGTCGACTCGGCGTATACCGGTATGCTCTACCGTGCCGAGCCGGTCGAAACCGCGTTCTTTGCCGACCTCATCCCACACATCGACTCGAGGTATCGCACCATCGCCGATCGCACCTCGCGGATCGTCGGCGGCTATTCAATGGGCGGCTACGGCGCGATCCGCTACGTCCTCGCGCATCCCGAGCATTTCATGGGTGCGATCATCCTCAGTCCGGCGGTATATACGCCGCTCCCGCCGGCCGACTCCAGCACGCGCGAGTTTGGGGCATTTGGCACCGATACGGCGCTGTTCGATGCGGACATCTACACTGCGCTTAACTATCCGGCCCTACTCGAACAGTTTACGGGTGAGTTTCGGCTCAACCTGTTCATCGCGGTCGGCGATGACGAGTGGCGGCATCCGAACCCCGACGACATCGAGCACGATCTCGACTTCGAGGCGCACCGGTTCTTCAACCGTGTGTCGCGAGTCGGCGGGATCGCCTCGGAGTTCCGTGTCTACAACGGCGGACATGATTGGGACGTCTGGGAGCCCGGATTCGCGGAAGGCATTCGCTACCTCTCCAACTTCCTGAACACGACGCCGCCCGACTCCGCTACCCGTTCATCGCCGCAAGGCTGGCTGACCGGCACGTCCAGCGATGACGTCGCCGGCGGAATCGCAACCGACGGGCACGGCAACACGATTCTGGCGCTTGGAGTGCAGGGCGGTCTCGACGGCCAGCCCTATGCAGGCGGCATGGACATCGCAGTCGTCAAGTACGGCCCCGACCGCGCGGTGCAGTGGGTGCGGCAGGTCGGCACATCCGGCAACGATCGACCGTACGGGCTTGTCGTGACACAGCAGCAGGAGATTGTCGTCGCGGGATACACGCAGGGCGATCTTGCCGGCACCGGTTCAGCGGGCGGCGACGACATCGTGGTCCTCAAGCTGAGCGCCAACGGCGACGTGCTCTGGACGACACAGATCGGGACGCCGGAGGCCGACCGCGGCTATGCGATTGCGCTGCTTCACAGTGACGAAGTCGTCGTCACGGGCTATACGAAAGGCGCGTTTGCCACGGAGAACGCGGGCGACAAGGATGTGATCGTTGCACGGGTGCGATCGGACGGTTCCATCGATTGGACCCATCAGTTCGGTGGCGAAGGTGAGGACAAAGGTCAGGCCGTCGCGGTTGGCCCGGATGGCACAGTCTACGTCGGTGGCATGAGCAGCAGCGCGCTGACGTCCGACTTCGCGGGTGGCATCGACGGATTCGTGGCTGCAATGTCCGCATCCGGCGAGCTTACGGCGTTGACGCAGTTCGGAACCGCCGAATGGGACGAGGTCACCGGAGTCGTCGCGACGGAAGCGCACGTTGCCGTGACGGGCTTCTCGGCTGGAGACTTCGTCGGCACGCTCGACGGGGACAAGGACATCACATTCGCCGCCTTTGACTCGAGTCTTCAGCGTGTGGCCGCCGACCAGCTTGGCAGCACCTTGAACGACAAAGGCGCGGCGATCACCACCCTGCCCGACGGGTCGTTCGTCGTCGCTGCGTACAGCGATGGCAGCGTCGCCGGCGCGGTCGGCGACTTCGATATCGTGATCGTCCGGTACTCACCCACGTTCGAACGGCAGTCCGTGATCCAGCTTGGCACGACCGAACGCGACGGCACCGACGAGTGGGCCGAAAAGAACTTGTTCATCTCGCGCGACGGCGAGTCCGTGCTGGTCTCGGGTCTCACGCTCGGCAGCTTGGATGCATCGGCCAATCAGGGCGGCAGCGACGTCTTCGTTGTTGTCATCGAATAG